A window of Streptomyces armeniacus contains these coding sequences:
- a CDS encoding GTP-binding protein codes for MSSSATNGLKIVIVGGFGVGKTTMVRSVSDIRPLNTEETMTQAGEGVDDPSAVADKTTTTIAFDFGRITLNERAVLYLFGAPGQERFWFLWDRLFSGTLGAVVLVDTRRLADSWYAIDRLEHHGTPFIVASNDFGGQHHTTAQIREALDLPDDIPLVHCDARSRESSKEVLITLVDYLYALSTARLSAP; via the coding sequence CTGAGCAGCTCCGCCACCAACGGCCTCAAGATCGTGATCGTGGGCGGCTTCGGTGTCGGCAAGACCACGATGGTGCGCTCCGTCAGCGACATCCGGCCGCTCAACACCGAAGAGACGATGACCCAGGCCGGCGAGGGCGTCGACGACCCCAGCGCGGTCGCGGACAAGACCACCACGACCATCGCGTTCGACTTCGGCCGGATCACCCTCAACGAACGCGCGGTGCTCTACCTGTTCGGCGCCCCCGGCCAGGAACGCTTCTGGTTCCTGTGGGACCGCCTCTTCAGCGGGACCCTCGGCGCGGTCGTTCTCGTCGACACCCGCCGGCTCGCCGACTCCTGGTACGCGATCGACCGGCTGGAGCACCACGGCACGCCGTTCATCGTCGCCAGCAACGACTTCGGCGGGCAGCACCACACCACCGCGCAGATACGGGAGGCCCTGGACCTGCCCGACGACATCCCGCTGGTCCACTGCGACGCGCGCTCACGGGAGTCCAGCAAGGAGGTGCTGATCACCCTCGTCGACTACCTCTACGCGCTGTCGACGGCCCGGCTCAGCGCGCCATGA
- a CDS encoding ATP-binding protein yields the protein MTPDISPPNRPPGSSEPLDPGKQAAGTGVGPGTALALLAAVLVTAPACLLAVYLAPQSLRPEVAWGSGAAAVALWAAVATAAYHLLTARRLRQTVADHQAAAVAAEADALQFAEVTVPALVERLRDGASADTALASVSTGDDAARKRVLSTLATEVHRSETMRAAAMSACANAAGRVQALTTSMAADLREMEHKHSDEDVLGDLLHLDHRTAQAGRLADCIAVLTGARSGRRWAKPIVMESILRGAMGRISGYQRIRLHSTSTAAVAGHAAEGVMHALAELMDNAANFSPPTAEVHVYVEEVSAGVVIMVEDGGLVMGEVALRRAEEAVSPVNWELAARSGTRLGLPVVGRLAKKHGLSVSFRPSAHGGTGVLLMIPQELITRAGGREAGTRPRARAGSGTSGTSGTSSASGTDTGALSTRTPSDAPPRTEPAEPEPADTAPATRTVIPATPDAAYASVPPEDDAAPPLDTDTMPVRVTAALRAAANAQNIRDARKAADAEIDAHADEAVEIPVGNRTAGEPPPEHGNAADSTEDHGTVQYGESGLPKRPRGRTLAAARRPTDPAAATASSEARETRGREAREARETRSSRTPEESGSRFGAFRRAVREGAQPADDGSAAAGTPRTSPAPPAHSSSRPEDEAE from the coding sequence ATGACGCCCGATATATCGCCCCCGAACCGCCCGCCCGGTTCCAGCGAGCCGCTCGACCCCGGCAAGCAGGCCGCCGGCACGGGGGTCGGCCCCGGCACCGCCCTTGCCCTGCTCGCCGCGGTGCTGGTGACCGCTCCCGCCTGCCTGCTGGCCGTGTACCTGGCCCCGCAGTCACTGCGTCCCGAAGTCGCCTGGGGAAGCGGCGCGGCGGCAGTGGCACTCTGGGCGGCCGTGGCCACCGCGGCTTACCACCTGCTGACCGCCCGCCGGCTGCGGCAGACCGTCGCCGACCACCAAGCCGCGGCCGTGGCCGCCGAGGCGGACGCGTTGCAGTTCGCCGAGGTGACCGTGCCCGCCTTGGTGGAACGGTTGCGTGACGGGGCGTCAGCCGACACGGCGCTCGCGTCGGTGTCGACGGGGGACGACGCGGCGCGCAAGCGGGTGCTGAGCACGCTGGCCACCGAGGTGCACCGCAGCGAGACCATGCGGGCCGCCGCGATGTCCGCGTGCGCCAACGCCGCGGGCCGCGTCCAGGCGCTGACCACCAGCATGGCGGCGGACCTGCGGGAGATGGAGCACAAGCACAGCGACGAGGACGTGCTCGGGGACCTCCTGCACCTGGACCACCGTACGGCGCAGGCGGGACGGCTGGCGGACTGCATCGCCGTCCTCACGGGCGCCCGTTCGGGGCGGCGCTGGGCGAAGCCGATCGTGATGGAGAGCATCCTGCGCGGTGCGATGGGCCGGATCAGCGGCTATCAGCGCATACGGCTGCACTCGACGAGCACCGCGGCTGTCGCCGGGCACGCCGCCGAAGGCGTCATGCACGCCCTCGCCGAACTCATGGACAACGCCGCCAACTTCTCCCCGCCCACGGCCGAAGTGCACGTGTACGTCGAGGAGGTTTCGGCCGGTGTCGTCATCATGGTCGAGGACGGCGGCCTGGTGATGGGCGAAGTCGCGCTCCGCCGGGCCGAGGAGGCCGTCTCCCCGGTGAACTGGGAGCTGGCCGCGCGCTCCGGCACCCGGCTCGGACTCCCGGTCGTCGGCCGGCTCGCGAAAAAGCACGGGCTCTCCGTGTCCTTCCGGCCGTCCGCGCACGGCGGCACCGGGGTGCTGCTCATGATCCCGCAGGAGCTCATCACCCGCGCCGGCGGGCGTGAGGCGGGCACGCGCCCGCGCGCACGAGCGGGCTCCGGCACGAGCGGCACGAGCGGTACGAGCAGCGCGAGCGGTACGGACACGGGCGCGCTCTCCACCCGTACGCCCTCGGACGCGCCACCGCGCACGGAACCGGCCGAGCCGGAGCCGGCGGACACGGCGCCCGCAACCCGAACGGTCATACCAGCCACGCCAGATGCGGCATACGCTTCGGTCCCGCCCGAGGACGACGCCGCGCCTCCGCTCGACACGGACACCATGCCCGTACGGGTCACCGCCGCCCTGCGCGCCGCCGCCAACGCCCAGAACATCCGGGATGCCCGCAAGGCCGCCGACGCCGAAATCGACGCCCACGCCGACGAGGCCGTGGAGATCCCGGTCGGCAACCGCACGGCGGGCGAGCCGCCCCCCGAGCACGGCAACGCCGCCGACAGCACCGAGGACCACGGCACCGTCCAGTACGGCGAGAGCGGTCTGCCCAAGCGGCCCCGCGGCCGCACCCTGGCCGCCGCCAGGCGCCCGACCGACCCCGCCGCGGCCACGGCCTCCAGCGAGGCCCGCGAGACCCGCGGCCGGGAAGCCAGGGAGGCACGAGAGACCCGCAGCAGCCGTACGCCGGAGGAGTCCGGCTCGCGGTTCGGCGCCTTCCGCCGGGCCGTCAGGGAGGGCGCCCAGCCCGCGGACGACGGGAGCGCCGCTGCCGGCACTCCGCGCACCTCCCCCGCACCCCCCGCCCATTCCTCTTCGCGCCCGGAGGACGAAGCCGAATGA
- a CDS encoding DUF3180 domain-containing protein: MRQLRIRTLAGLFGVAGVLSWAGARMLDALDALPSVPVAAPIVLAVIATVLLATALSLRSRLKAQRERVPGAKGVEPMMAARAVVFGQASALVAALVSGMYGGTGLFLLLNDLDLPARREQSLYAGLSVLTGIAVIAAAVFLERVCKLPDDEDDDNPTAATA; this comes from the coding sequence GTGAGACAACTGCGAATCAGGACGCTGGCCGGGCTCTTCGGCGTGGCCGGAGTCCTGTCCTGGGCGGGCGCCCGGATGCTCGACGCCCTCGACGCGCTGCCGAGCGTGCCCGTCGCGGCACCGATCGTGCTGGCGGTGATCGCCACCGTGCTGCTCGCGACCGCGCTGTCCCTGCGCTCGCGGCTCAAGGCCCAGCGCGAGCGGGTGCCGGGGGCGAAGGGTGTCGAGCCGATGATGGCCGCCCGCGCGGTCGTCTTCGGCCAGGCGAGCGCCCTCGTGGCGGCCCTGGTGTCCGGCATGTACGGCGGCACGGGCCTGTTCCTGCTGCTCAACGACCTCGACCTGCCGGCCCGCCGTGAGCAGTCCCTGTACGCGGGCCTGTCCGTCCTGACGGGCATCGCGGTGATAGCGGCGGCGGTCTTCCTGGAACGGGTGTGCAAACTCCCGGACGACGAGGACGACGACAACCCGACGGCGGCCACGGCGTAG
- the folK gene encoding 2-amino-4-hydroxy-6-hydroxymethyldihydropteridine diphosphokinase produces the protein MTPNSDPTVQPVPASVVHKVDAADTTLHNPQRAVIALGSNLGDRMERLQSAVDALADTPGLRVKAVSPVYETVPWGVEPESQPSYFNAVVLVKTTLPPSSLLERGHAIEEALDRVRGTQPYEPRTIDVDIVAYQDVVSDDPTLTLPHPRAHERAFVLVPWHDIDPAAEVPGRGPVADLLAKVGHTGVSPRADLELSMPD, from the coding sequence ATGACACCGAACAGCGACCCGACCGTACAGCCGGTGCCCGCTTCCGTGGTGCACAAGGTGGACGCGGCCGATACGACCCTGCACAACCCGCAGCGCGCGGTGATCGCGCTCGGCAGCAACCTCGGCGACAGGATGGAACGCCTGCAGAGCGCGGTGGACGCGCTCGCGGACACCCCGGGGCTGCGGGTGAAGGCGGTCTCACCTGTGTACGAGACGGTGCCGTGGGGAGTCGAGCCGGAGAGCCAGCCGTCGTACTTCAACGCGGTCGTCCTGGTGAAGACCACGCTGCCGCCGTCCTCCCTGCTGGAGCGCGGGCACGCCATCGAGGAGGCTCTCGACCGGGTCCGCGGCACCCAGCCGTACGAGCCGCGCACGATCGACGTGGACATCGTGGCGTACCAGGACGTCGTCTCCGACGACCCCACCCTCACGCTGCCGCACCCGCGCGCGCACGAGCGGGCCTTCGTGCTCGTGCCGTGGCACGACATCGACCCGGCCGCGGAGGTCCCGGGCCGCGGCCCGGTGGCCGACCTGCTGGCGAAGGTCGGCCATACCGGCGTCTCCCCACGCGCGGACCTGGAACTGAGCATGCCCGACTAA
- the folB gene encoding dihydroneopterin aldolase produces MDRVALRGLRARGHHGVFEREREEGQTFIVDLDLGLDTRPAADGDDLARTVHYGVVAEEVVAVVAGEPVDLIETLAQRIADTCLAHAAVREVEVVVHKPDAPITVPFDDVTITIKRSRA; encoded by the coding sequence GTGGACCGCGTCGCACTGCGCGGCCTGAGGGCACGCGGGCATCACGGCGTGTTCGAGCGGGAACGCGAAGAGGGACAGACCTTCATCGTGGACCTCGACCTGGGCCTGGACACGCGGCCCGCCGCGGACGGCGACGACCTCGCCAGGACCGTGCACTACGGCGTCGTGGCGGAAGAGGTCGTGGCGGTCGTGGCGGGCGAGCCCGTCGACCTGATCGAGACCCTCGCACAGCGCATCGCCGACACCTGTCTCGCGCACGCGGCGGTACGGGAGGTGGAGGTGGTCGTCCACAAGCCGGACGCCCCGATCACCGTCCCCTTCGACGACGTGACCATCACTATCAAGCGGAGCCGCGCATGA
- a CDS encoding roadblock/LC7 domain-containing protein, translating into MITDSKLDWLLENLLEKTPGTRHALVLSRDGLKLCRTPELSEDQADQLAAISAGIQSLSHGASFEFGDGSGGVRQAMTEFYGGILFVVEAGEGAHLAVIAHEDSDVGLVGHNMNELVEQLSDYLSAPPRRFGEEVAT; encoded by the coding sequence ATGATCACCGACAGCAAGCTCGACTGGCTGCTGGAGAACCTCCTGGAGAAGACCCCGGGCACCCGGCACGCACTCGTGCTGTCCCGCGACGGGCTCAAGCTCTGTCGTACGCCCGAACTGAGCGAGGACCAGGCCGACCAGCTGGCCGCCATCTCGGCCGGCATCCAGAGCCTGTCCCACGGCGCCTCGTTCGAGTTCGGGGACGGGAGCGGCGGCGTACGGCAGGCGATGACCGAGTTCTACGGCGGCATCCTGTTCGTCGTGGAGGCGGGCGAGGGCGCCCATCTCGCCGTGATCGCCCACGAGGACTCCGACGTGGGCCTCGTGGGCCACAACATGAACGAGCTCGTGGAGCAGCTGAGCGACTACCTCAGCGCGCCCCCGCGCCGCTTCGGCGAGGAAGTCGCCACATGA
- a CDS encoding nuclear transport factor 2 family protein, which yields MSGARTDVEAVEAANTALYEAVERGDLDAMGDLWLDDGVSVVHPGWPVLTGRGEVLRSYALIMANTDYIQFFLTDVEVAVQGDTALVSCTENILSGGPAEEDGSVGPLVGGLVVATNLFRRVEDGSWKVWSHHGSPVLVEGEEEDGEEEEL from the coding sequence GTGAGCGGGGCCCGTACGGACGTCGAGGCGGTGGAGGCGGCGAACACCGCGCTCTACGAGGCGGTCGAACGCGGCGACCTGGACGCCATGGGTGACCTGTGGCTGGACGACGGGGTGAGCGTCGTCCACCCGGGCTGGCCGGTGCTCACGGGGCGCGGCGAGGTGCTGCGTTCGTACGCGCTGATCATGGCGAACACGGACTACATCCAGTTCTTCCTGACCGACGTGGAGGTCGCCGTACAGGGCGACACCGCGCTGGTCAGCTGCACCGAGAACATCCTGAGCGGCGGCCCGGCCGAGGAGGACGGCTCGGTGGGGCCACTGGTGGGCGGCCTGGTGGTGGCGACCAACCTGTTCCGCCGGGTGGAGGACGGGAGTTGGAAGGTGTGGTCGCACCACGGGTCGCCGGTCCTGGTGGAGGGCGAGGAGGAGGACGGCGAGGAGGAGGAGCTCTGA
- the ftsH gene encoding ATP-dependent zinc metalloprotease FtsH, with amino-acid sequence MDVKRYFRGPVMWIVLAVLAVVVLMQVVGSSEGHKTVDTGQVAQAINDDKVKSAQLTTGDEQIVKLELKDGVKVEDSDKIKASYIGDQGVDLAKTLQSKYENKQIPDGYTVSPSKQNPFVGMLLSLLPFVLIIVVFLFLMNQMQGGGSRVMNFGKSKAKLITKDTPKTTFADVAGADEACEELEEIKEFLQEPAKFQAVGAKIPKGVLLYGPPGTGKTLLARAVAGEAGVPFYSISGSDFVEMFVGVGASRVRDLFEQAKQNAPAIVFVDEIDAVGRHRGAGMGGGHDEREQTLNQLLVEMDGFDVKGGVILIAATNRPDILDPALLRPGRFDRQVAVDRPDMQGRLEILKVHQKGKPVAEDVDLGAVARRTPGFTGADLSNVLNEAALLTARSDRKLIDNHYLDEAIDRVVAGPQKRTRIMSDKEKKITAYHEGGHALVAAASPNSDPVHKITILSRGRALGYTMVLPDEDKYSTTRNEMLDQLAYAMGGRAAEELVFHDPTTGASNDIEKATATARAMVTQYGMTERLGAIKFGSDSSEPFLGKEMGHQRDYSEEVAGLVDEEVKKLIETAHNEAWEILVENRDVLDNLVLELLEKETLGKEEIAEIFSTVVKRPPRPAWTGSSRRTPSTRPPVSVPAAALTNGSTPTPEKGKEIGPTDPVSDKIELAEEPRPEG; translated from the coding sequence ATGGACGTGAAGCGATACTTCCGTGGGCCGGTCATGTGGATCGTGCTGGCCGTCCTCGCCGTGGTCGTGTTGATGCAGGTCGTGGGCTCTTCCGAGGGTCACAAGACGGTGGACACCGGCCAGGTGGCCCAGGCGATCAACGATGACAAGGTCAAGTCCGCGCAGCTCACGACGGGCGACGAGCAGATCGTCAAGCTCGAGCTGAAGGACGGCGTCAAGGTCGAGGACAGCGACAAGATCAAGGCGAGTTACATCGGCGACCAGGGCGTCGATCTCGCGAAGACGCTCCAGAGCAAATACGAGAACAAGCAAATCCCCGACGGCTACACGGTGTCGCCGTCGAAGCAGAACCCGTTCGTCGGGATGCTGCTCTCCCTGCTGCCGTTCGTCCTGATCATCGTCGTCTTCCTGTTCCTGATGAACCAGATGCAGGGCGGCGGCTCCCGAGTGATGAACTTCGGGAAGTCGAAGGCGAAGCTGATCACCAAGGACACCCCGAAGACGACCTTCGCGGACGTCGCGGGCGCCGACGAGGCGTGCGAGGAGCTCGAGGAGATCAAGGAGTTCCTGCAGGAGCCCGCGAAGTTCCAGGCGGTCGGCGCCAAGATCCCGAAGGGCGTCCTGCTCTACGGCCCGCCCGGCACCGGCAAGACGCTGCTGGCGCGCGCCGTCGCGGGCGAGGCGGGCGTCCCGTTCTACTCGATCTCCGGCTCCGACTTCGTCGAGATGTTCGTCGGTGTCGGTGCCTCCCGGGTCCGCGACCTGTTCGAGCAGGCCAAGCAGAACGCTCCCGCGATCGTCTTCGTCGACGAGATCGACGCCGTCGGCCGCCACCGCGGCGCCGGCATGGGCGGCGGTCACGACGAGCGCGAGCAGACGCTGAACCAGCTGCTGGTCGAGATGGACGGCTTCGACGTCAAGGGCGGCGTCATCCTGATCGCCGCCACCAACCGCCCGGACATCCTGGACCCGGCGCTGCTGCGGCCCGGCCGCTTCGACCGCCAGGTCGCGGTGGACCGCCCGGACATGCAGGGCCGGCTGGAGATCCTCAAGGTTCACCAGAAGGGCAAGCCGGTCGCGGAGGACGTCGACCTCGGCGCAGTCGCCAGGCGTACGCCCGGCTTCACGGGCGCCGACCTGAGCAACGTGCTCAACGAGGCCGCGCTGCTCACCGCGCGCAGCGACAGGAAGCTGATCGACAACCACTACCTCGACGAGGCGATCGACCGGGTCGTGGCAGGTCCGCAGAAGCGGACCAGGATCATGTCCGACAAGGAGAAGAAGATCACCGCGTACCACGAGGGCGGACACGCCCTGGTCGCGGCGGCCTCGCCGAACTCGGATCCGGTCCACAAGATCACGATCCTCTCCAGAGGCCGTGCCCTCGGGTACACCATGGTCCTGCCGGACGAGGACAAGTACTCCACGACGCGCAACGAGATGCTCGACCAGCTCGCGTACGCGATGGGCGGGCGCGCGGCGGAGGAGCTCGTCTTCCACGACCCGACCACCGGTGCGTCGAACGACATCGAGAAGGCCACCGCGACGGCCCGTGCCATGGTCACGCAGTACGGCATGACCGAGCGGCTGGGCGCGATCAAGTTCGGCTCCGACAGCTCCGAGCCGTTCCTCGGCAAGGAGATGGGCCACCAGCGCGACTACTCCGAGGAGGTCGCCGGGCTGGTGGACGAGGAGGTCAAGAAGCTGATCGAGACGGCGCACAACGAGGCCTGGGAAATCCTGGTGGAAAACCGGGACGTGCTGGACAACCTCGTGCTGGAGCTGCTCGAGAAGGAGACCCTCGGCAAGGAGGAGATCGCCGAGATCTTCTCCACGGTGGTCAAGCGTCCGCCGCGGCCGGCCTGGACCGGTTCCTCGCGCCGTACGCCCTCCACCCGGCCTCCGGTCTCGGTCCCCGCGGCCGCTCTGACCAACGGCTCCACGCCCACGCCGGAGAAGGGCAAGGAGATCGGTCCGACGGACCCGGTGAGCGACAAGATCGAGCTGGCGGAGGAGCCCCGACCGGAGGGCTGA
- a CDS encoding thioesterase II family protein: MPAGTATQSNVWARRFRPAPEVPTRLVCFPHAGGSASFCFPVAKEMAPEVDVLAIQYPGRQDRRAEPSVDSIHTLADLVAEELTGWADRPLTLFGHSMGAMPAYEAAARIEQRGIVPLGLFASGRRAPSTYCDENVHLRDDEGLIDEMKELSGTDAEILANEELLRMILPAIRGDYRAVETYRHRPEQPPLGCPIVTLIGDDDPKVTPDEARAWERHTADSSGCRSRATARTASAHVREWWR, translated from the coding sequence ATTCCCGCCGGAACAGCAACGCAATCCAACGTCTGGGCCCGGCGTTTCCGGCCCGCGCCCGAAGTCCCCACGCGGCTCGTCTGCTTTCCGCACGCGGGCGGCTCCGCGTCGTTCTGCTTCCCCGTCGCCAAGGAGATGGCACCGGAAGTGGACGTGCTGGCCATCCAGTACCCCGGACGGCAGGACCGCCGCGCCGAGCCGTCCGTGGACAGCATCCACACCCTCGCGGACCTGGTCGCCGAGGAGCTGACCGGCTGGGCCGACCGCCCGCTCACGCTCTTCGGTCACAGCATGGGCGCCATGCCGGCCTACGAGGCCGCGGCCCGGATCGAGCAGCGCGGCATCGTTCCGCTCGGCCTGTTCGCCTCGGGACGGCGCGCACCCTCGACGTATTGCGACGAGAACGTTCATCTGCGCGACGACGAGGGCCTCATCGACGAGATGAAGGAGCTCAGCGGCACCGACGCGGAGATCCTCGCCAACGAGGAGCTGCTGCGCATGATCCTGCCCGCGATACGCGGCGACTACCGCGCCGTCGAGACGTACCGGCACCGCCCCGAGCAGCCGCCGCTCGGCTGCCCCATCGTCACGCTGATCGGGGACGACGACCCGAAGGTGACGCCCGACGAGGCGCGTGCCTGGGAGCGGCACACGGCGGACAGTTCCGGCTGCCGGTCCCGCGCCACCGCGAGGACCGCTTCTGCACACGTCAGGGAGTGGTGGAGATGA
- the folE gene encoding GTP cyclohydrolase I FolE, with amino-acid sequence MTDPVTVDVEGSIAEFDEKRAENAVRELLLAVGEDPDREGLRETPARVARAYRELFAGLRQRPEDVLTTTFDLGHDEMVLVKDIEVVSQCEHHLLPFHGVAHVGYIPAATGKITGLSKLARLVEVFARRPQVQERLTTQVADSLLKILEPRGVIVVIECEHMCMSLRGVRKPGAKTLTSAVRGQLRDATTRAEAMSLIMAR; translated from the coding sequence ATGACCGACCCGGTGACGGTGGACGTTGAGGGCTCCATAGCCGAGTTCGACGAGAAGCGGGCCGAGAACGCGGTCCGCGAGCTGCTGCTCGCCGTCGGTGAGGACCCCGACCGTGAGGGGCTGCGTGAGACGCCGGCGCGGGTGGCGCGGGCGTACCGCGAGCTCTTCGCCGGCCTGCGGCAGCGTCCGGAGGACGTGCTGACCACGACGTTCGACCTGGGCCACGACGAGATGGTCCTGGTCAAGGACATCGAGGTGGTCAGCCAGTGCGAGCATCACCTGCTGCCGTTCCACGGTGTGGCGCACGTCGGCTATATCCCCGCGGCCACCGGGAAGATCACGGGGCTGTCGAAACTGGCCAGGCTGGTCGAGGTGTTCGCGCGCCGCCCGCAGGTGCAGGAGCGGCTGACGACGCAGGTCGCCGACTCGCTGCTGAAGATCCTCGAACCGCGCGGCGTGATCGTGGTCATCGAGTGCGAGCACATGTGCATGTCGCTGCGCGGCGTCCGCAAGCCCGGCGCCAAGACCCTGACCTCGGCCGTACGCGGTCAGCTGCGGGACGCCACCACGCGGGCCGAGGCCATGAGCCTGATCATGGCGCGCTGA
- the folP gene encoding dihydropteroate synthase: MSALRGRVAGLPDQDRCAVMGVVNVTPDSFSDGGRWFDAEAAIKHGLDLAVQGADLVDVGGESTRPGAARVDEAEELRRVLPVVRGLAGDGVPVSVDTMRARVAEQALAAGAMLVNDVSGGLSDPDMVPTVAAAGVPFVVMHWRGQSIDMNNRASYDDVVPEVVDELRASLERAVAGGIAPERIIVDPGLGFAKRAEHDLALLAALPRLRAELGRPLLVAASRKRFLGRILATPEDAAPPPARERDAATAAVSALAARDGAWAVRVHEVRASADAVRVARAVEGATGGAA, translated from the coding sequence ATGAGTGCGTTGCGCGGCCGGGTCGCCGGTCTGCCGGACCAGGACCGGTGCGCGGTGATGGGCGTGGTGAACGTCACGCCCGACTCGTTCTCCGACGGAGGCCGGTGGTTCGATGCCGAAGCCGCGATCAAGCACGGCCTGGATCTGGCCGTGCAGGGGGCCGATCTGGTCGATGTGGGCGGCGAGTCCACGCGGCCGGGCGCCGCCCGGGTGGACGAGGCGGAGGAGTTGCGCCGGGTGCTGCCGGTCGTACGCGGGCTGGCGGGCGACGGCGTGCCCGTCAGCGTCGACACGATGCGGGCCCGCGTCGCCGAACAGGCCCTCGCCGCGGGCGCGATGCTGGTCAACGACGTGAGCGGCGGGCTGTCCGACCCCGACATGGTGCCGACCGTCGCCGCGGCCGGAGTGCCGTTCGTGGTGATGCACTGGCGCGGGCAGTCGATCGACATGAACAACCGCGCGTCCTACGACGACGTCGTCCCCGAGGTCGTCGACGAACTGCGCGCCTCCCTGGAACGCGCCGTCGCGGGCGGCATCGCCCCGGAGCGGATCATCGTGGACCCCGGCCTCGGCTTCGCCAAGCGCGCCGAACACGACCTGGCGCTGCTCGCCGCGCTGCCGCGGCTGCGCGCCGAACTGGGCCGGCCGCTGCTGGTGGCCGCCTCCCGCAAGCGGTTCCTCGGCCGCATCCTGGCCACTCCGGAGGACGCGGCTCCGCCGCCCGCGCGGGAACGGGACGCGGCCACGGCCGCGGTCTCCGCGCTGGCCGCGCGGGACGGCGCGTGGGCGGTGCGGGTGCACGAGGTACGCGCGAGCGCGGACGCCGTACGGGTCGCCCGCGCCGTCGAGGGCGCCACCGGGGGAGCCGCGTGA
- a CDS encoding DUF742 domain-containing protein, whose product MTRSVRDEDPDRLYTLTGGRSRSNAKEFDLVTLVVSECDPVAGMQSEHATILRICRSPTAVVELASDLNLPVSIVRILLGDLLAAGRITARHPQTATGAGSFPDPDILKQVLVGLRNL is encoded by the coding sequence ATGACCCGCTCGGTGCGCGACGAGGACCCGGACCGGCTCTACACCCTCACCGGCGGCCGCAGCCGCTCCAACGCCAAGGAATTCGACCTGGTCACCCTGGTGGTCAGCGAATGCGATCCGGTGGCCGGCATGCAGTCCGAGCACGCCACCATCCTGCGGATCTGCCGCTCCCCTACGGCGGTGGTGGAGCTCGCCTCCGACCTGAACCTGCCCGTCAGCATCGTCCGGATCCTGCTGGGCGATCTGCTGGCCGCGGGCCGGATCACGGCCCGCCATCCGCAGACGGCCACCGGCGCGGGCAGTTTCCCCGATCCCGACATCCTGAAGCAGGTGCTCGTTGGACTCCGCAACCTCTGA